A stretch of the Blastocatellia bacterium genome encodes the following:
- a CDS encoding SMP-30/gluconolactonase/LRE family protein produces MAHQKIDNLSRTQARIEGGEEIIITGSNFAPDTQVVLGDQLITDLTVETARRIRIRVASQQSAGDRTLTVQTRGGMDQKRFTILPKPLTELATGEITTIAGGLAYLGDGGQAVSSEVALSALSIALDDVGNMIIADDLNNRIRKVDVNTGVVTTIAGSGRSDFSGDGMLATIASLNSPQSVAIDINGNIFIADTSNNRVRKIDASTNIITTIAGNGVAAFDGDNGVASNASLDTPTSVAIDKQGNIFIADSGNNRIRRVDRVTNIITTVVGNGRSDFSGDSGPALQASLSFPIGIFLDDKNNLLIADSFNNRIRKVDSSTGNIASIAGTGDADYNGDNILATRASLNFPSFATMDSLGNIFISDTDNSRVRKIDINTGMISTVAGNGQDSATTDNIPAINSTVRPTEAIADGFGNLFIADQDNNRIRRVDAKTGLITTIAGNGKANFDGDGSVATSAVFMPVEIALDNDGNLLIADRLTSQVRKVDFNTGIVTSIAGCPEIDCPLGDGAAATKAKLSPLDIAVDKQGNIFIADGDANRVRQIDRNGIITTIAGNGEEGFSGDGGQATQAKLSFPNGVAVDIDGNILIADSFNNRIRKVNVATRIITTIGGNGSSNSNGDGSLATKAGINFPISISVDGSNNLYITDALDNLVRRIDASTGIITKIAGKGCDPLVDNDCLPGNGGQAQAAGLNFPLDTAIDGGSDLFIAEAFNNSIRQINAQTGLINSVVGNGMMGFSGDGMLATRASLNLPFSVAIDRLGNLLIADLQNGRVRAVKSIARAISMPKTVIINTVNFQKPNLTIAGVGFSVFGAKVNINNKDISKQIMGQSDNQIILKGNKKKLNLQKGANQIIITINGVVSNTFTFNF; encoded by the coding sequence TTGGCGCACCAAAAAATAGATAATTTAAGCCGCACTCAAGCGCGAATAGAAGGCGGCGAAGAAATAATCATAACAGGTAGTAATTTTGCTCCTGACACCCAAGTTGTGCTGGGAGATCAGCTAATTACAGATTTAACTGTTGAAACTGCTCGACGTATTCGTATTCGTGTTGCAAGTCAACAATCTGCTGGAGATCGCACTCTAACTGTCCAAACTCGCGGAGGAATGGATCAAAAACGATTTACCATTTTACCTAAACCACTAACTGAACTTGCTACAGGTGAAATTACTACTATTGCTGGCGGACTTGCTTATCTTGGTGATGGTGGTCAAGCAGTTAGTTCTGAAGTAGCATTAAGCGCGTTAAGCATAGCTTTAGATGATGTTGGCAATATGATTATTGCTGATGATTTGAATAATCGCATCCGCAAAGTTGATGTAAACACTGGAGTTGTTACAACAATTGCTGGTAGTGGTCGATCAGACTTTAGCGGCGATGGAATGTTAGCAACCATAGCAAGCTTAAACTCCCCTCAAAGCGTGGCAATTGATATAAATGGCAATATTTTTATTGCTGACACTAGCAATAATCGTGTCCGTAAAATAGATGCTAGTACTAATATTATTACTACTATTGCTGGTAATGGAGTTGCTGCATTTGATGGAGATAATGGAGTCGCAAGCAATGCTTCTTTGGACACGCCAACAAGCGTTGCGATTGATAAACAGGGCAATATTTTTATTGCTGATTCAGGTAATAACCGAATCCGAAGAGTTGATAGAGTAACTAACATAATTACTACTGTAGTAGGTAATGGTAGATCTGATTTTAGCGGCGACAGTGGGCCAGCCCTCCAAGCCTCACTTAGTTTTCCTATAGGCATTTTCCTGGATGACAAAAATAATTTACTAATTGCTGATTCATTTAATAATCGGATCCGAAAAGTTGATAGCAGTACAGGTAATATTGCTAGCATTGCTGGTACAGGAGATGCTGATTATAACGGCGATAATATTTTAGCAACTAGGGCAAGCCTAAATTTTCCTAGTTTTGCTACTATGGATAGCCTAGGTAATATTTTTATTAGTGATACAGATAATAGCAGAGTGCGTAAGATTGATATAAATACTGGAATGATTAGCACTGTAGCTGGAAATGGTCAAGACAGCGCAACTACAGACAATATTCCAGCAATTAATAGCACTGTAAGACCAACAGAAGCTATTGCTGATGGATTTGGCAACCTATTTATTGCTGATCAAGATAATAATCGAATTCGTAGAGTTGATGCTAAAACTGGTTTAATTACAACAATTGCTGGCAATGGAAAGGCTAATTTTGATGGTGATGGATCAGTTGCCACTAGTGCAGTGTTTATGCCTGTAGAAATAGCCTTGGATAATGATGGAAATTTGTTGATTGCAGACCGTTTGACTAGTCAAGTCCGCAAGGTTGATTTTAATACGGGTATTGTTACTAGTATTGCTGGTTGTCCTGAAATTGATTGTCCACTAGGAGATGGTGCAGCAGCGACAAAAGCTAAACTTTCACCTTTGGACATTGCTGTTGATAAACAAGGCAATATTTTTATTGCTGATGGAGATGCTAATAGAGTCCGACAAATTGATAGAAATGGCATTATTACTACTATTGCTGGTAATGGTGAAGAGGGTTTTAGCGGAGATGGTGGACAGGCTACACAAGCAAAACTTAGTTTTCCTAATGGAGTAGCTGTAGACATAGATGGAAATATTTTAATTGCCGATTCTTTTAATAACCGTATTCGCAAAGTAAACGTAGCAACAAGAATCATTACAACAATTGGCGGTAATGGTAGCAGCAATTCAAATGGGGACGGCTCTTTAGCTACAAAGGCTGGAATTAACTTTCCTATTAGCATAAGTGTTGACGGTTCTAACAATCTTTATATCACGGACGCGCTTGATAATTTAGTACGCAGAATTGATGCTAGCACAGGTATTATTACTAAAATTGCTGGTAAAGGGTGTGATCCTTTGGTTGACAATGACTGTTTACCTGGCAATGGTGGTCAGGCTCAAGCGGCTGGACTAAACTTCCCATTAGACACAGCTATTGATGGTGGTAGCGATTTATTTATTGCAGAAGCTTTTAATAATTCTATTCGTCAAATAAATGCTCAAACAGGTCTAATTAATAGTGTTGTTGGTAATGGAATGATGGGTTTTAGTGGGGATGGAATGTTGGCGACTAGGGCAAGTCTTAATCTACCTTTTAGTGTTGCAATAGACAGGCTTGGAAATTTATTAATTGCTGATTTGCAAAATGGGCGTGTTAGAGCAGTAAAAAGTATTGCTAGAGCTATATCTATGCCAAAAACAGTAATAATTAATACTGTAAATTTCCAAAAACCTAATTTAACAATTGCAGGTGTAGGTTTTAGCGTTTTTGGAGCAAAGGTAAATATTAATAATAAAGATATTTCTAAACAAATTATGGGGCAAAGTGACAATCAAATTATTTTGAAAGGAAATAAAAAGAAACTCAATTTGCAGAAAGGAGCTAATCAAATAATAATTACTATAAATGGTGTAGTTTCAAATACTTTTACTTTTAATTTCTAA